A stretch of the Plodia interpunctella isolate USDA-ARS_2022_Savannah chromosome Z, ilPloInte3.2, whole genome shotgun sequence genome encodes the following:
- the Lmx1a gene encoding LIM homeobox transcription factor 1-beta: protein MKKMLEFYTNLNPGLLQDGMQPPLSCSGRTELSASIKREKIVEICEGCGQKIQDRYLMRVGDLSWHEHCLSCCVCGCPLAHTCYTRNAKLYCKPDYDRLFGVKCTRCGDRLLPQEMVMRAQQYVFHIQCFVCVMCCQPLQKGEQYVIRAGQIFCRQDFEKEMYLMQHAEDDMIIDDSDRPRDGRRGPKRPRTILTSAQRRQFKASFEVSPKPCRKVREALAKDTGLSVRVVQVWFQNQRAKMKKIQRKAKQEGDKNTEKEKDKDEKSIKQESPSSEHGNYLGLDGSYSASSQPLNPNLPYSPDDYPAHSGDSFCSSDISLDGSNFDQLDEGASDTMSLQNLEVQHHPHQHSGHQGHEPLNLGTGAVVNPIDKLYLMQNSYFSTDH from the exons AGTTGAGCGCCAGCATCAAACGGGAGAAAATCGTGGAAATCTGTGAAGGATGCGGCCAGAAGATACAGGACCGGTACCTGATGAGAGTGGGGGACCTCTCCTGGCACGAGCACTGCCTCAGCTGCTGCGTCTGCGGGTGCCCCCTCGCCCACACCTGCTACACCAGAAACGCCAAACTTTACTGCAAACCCGATTACGATAG ATTGTTCGGCGTCAAATGCACCAGATGCGGCGACAGACTCCTGCCCCAAGAGATGGTGATGAGAGCCCAGCAGTACGTCTTTCACATACAATGCTTCGTCTGCGTCATGTGCTGCCAACCGCTCCAGAAAGGAGAACAATATGTCATCAGAGCCGGACAGATATTCTGCAGGCAGGACTTCGAAAAAGAAATGTACCTGATGCAGCACGCTGAAGACGACATGATTATTGACGATTCGGACCGACCTCGTGACGGAAGGCGGGGCCCGAAACGCCCAAGAACAATACTGACTTCAGCACAACGGAGGCAGTTCAAAGCGTCTTTTGAAGTCAGCCCAAAACCGTGTAGGAAGGTTAGAGAAGCGTTGGCTAAAGACACTGGTCTAAGCGTCAGGGTGGTCCAAGTCTGGTTCCAAAACCAGCGGGCTAAGATGAAAAAGATCCAGCGCAAGGCGAAGCAAGAGGGAGACAAGAACACAGAGAAGGAGAAGGACAAGGATGAGAAGAGCATTAAACAAGAGTCTCCGTCGAGCGAACACGGCAATTACTTGGGGTTGGATGGGTCATATTCTGCGTCGAGCCAGCCCCTGAATCCCAATCTGCCATATTCTCCTGATG ATTACCCGGCCCATTCCGGCGACAGCTTTTGCAGCTCAGACATATCCTTGGACGGGAGCAACTTCGACCAGCTAGACGAAGGCGCCTCTGACACCATGAGCCTTCAGAACCTGGAAGTGCAGCATCACCCACACCAGCACAGCGGGCACCAGGGTCACGAGCCCTTGAATCTCGGCACCGGAGCTGTTGTTAACCCTATAGATAAGTTGTACCTCATGCAGAATTCTTATTTCAGTACGGATCATTGA